From one Citrobacter sp. Marseille-Q6884 genomic stretch:
- a CDS encoding arabinose ABC transporter substrate-binding protein, protein MHKFTKALAAIGLAAVMSQSAIAESMKLGFLVKQPEEPWFQTEWKFADKAGKDLGFEVIKIAVPDGEKTLNAIDSLAASGAKGFVICTPDPKLGPAIMAKARGYDMKVIAVDDQFANAKGKPMDTVPLVMMAATKIGERQGQELYNEMQKRGWDVKSTAVMAITANELDTARRRTSGSMAALKAAGFPEKQIYQVPTKSNDIPGAFDAANSMLVQHPEVKHWLIVGMNDNTVLGGVRATEGQGFKAPNVIGIGINGVDAVSELSKGEATGFYGSLLPSPDVHGYKSSEMLYNWVTKGAEPPVFTEVTDVVLITRDNFKEELAKKGLGGK, encoded by the coding sequence ATGCACAAATTCACTAAAGCGTTGGCGGCCATCGGTCTGGCCGCGGTTATGTCACAATCCGCTATTGCTGAATCCATGAAGCTCGGTTTCCTGGTCAAACAACCGGAGGAGCCGTGGTTCCAGACAGAGTGGAAGTTTGCGGATAAAGCGGGCAAAGATCTTGGTTTTGAAGTGATTAAAATTGCGGTGCCGGACGGAGAGAAAACCCTTAATGCCATCGACAGCCTGGCGGCAAGCGGGGCGAAAGGGTTTGTTATCTGTACGCCGGATCCGAAACTCGGGCCTGCCATTATGGCCAAGGCACGTGGCTACGACATGAAGGTTATCGCCGTGGATGACCAGTTCGCCAATGCCAAAGGTAAACCGATGGATACCGTGCCGCTGGTGATGATGGCTGCGACCAAAATTGGTGAGCGCCAGGGACAAGAGCTGTACAACGAAATGCAGAAGCGCGGCTGGGATGTGAAATCCACCGCCGTCATGGCCATCACCGCGAATGAACTGGATACCGCGCGCCGCCGCACGTCAGGTTCAATGGCCGCGCTGAAAGCTGCAGGCTTCCCGGAAAAACAGATCTACCAGGTACCTACCAAATCGAATGACATCCCCGGCGCATTCGACGCCGCAAACTCCATGCTGGTTCAGCATCCTGAAGTGAAACACTGGCTGATTGTCGGCATGAACGACAACACCGTACTGGGTGGCGTTCGCGCGACGGAAGGTCAGGGCTTTAAAGCACCTAACGTGATTGGTATCGGCATTAACGGCGTTGATGCGGTGAGCGAACTGTCGAAAGGTGAAGCGACCGGATTTTATGGTTCATTGTTGCCAAGCCCGGACGTTCACGGCTACAAATCCAGCGAAATGCTCTACAACTGGGTGACCAAAGGCGCGGAACCGCCAGTCTTTACGGAAGTGACGGATGTGGTGTTGATCACCCGCGATAACTTTAAAGAAGAGCTGGCGAAAAAAGGGCTGGGCGGTAAATAA
- the araG gene encoding L-arabinose ABC transporter ATP-binding protein AraG, whose product MQQSTPYLSFRGIGKTFPGVKALTDISFDCYAGQVHALMGENGAGKSTLLKILSGNYAPTTGTLVIRGQEVSFADTTTALNAGVAIIYQELHLVPEMTVAENIYLGQLPHKGGIVNRSLLNYEAGLQLKHLGMDIDPATPLKYLSIGQWQMVEIAKALARNAKIIAFDEPTSSLSAREIENLFRVIRELRNEGRIILYVSHRMEEIFALSDAITVFKDGQYVKTFTDMQQIDHDALVQAMVGRDLGDIYGWKPRPYGAERLRLHEVKAPGVRTPISLSVCSGEIVGLFGLVGAGRSELMKGLFGGTRITQGQVFIDEQPIDIRKPSHAIEAGMMLCPEDRKAEGIIPVHSVRNNINISARRKHVLGGCLINNGWEETNADHHIRSLNIKTPGAEQLIMNLSGGNQQKAILGRWLSEDMKVILLDEPTRGIDVGAKHEIYNVIYALAARGVAVLFASSDLPEVLGVADRIVVMREGEIAGMLLHEQADERQALSLAMPKVSQAVA is encoded by the coding sequence ATGCAACAGTCTACCCCGTATCTCTCATTCCGCGGCATTGGAAAAACCTTTCCCGGCGTAAAGGCGCTCACGGATATCAGTTTCGACTGCTATGCCGGTCAGGTGCATGCGCTGATGGGCGAAAATGGCGCCGGGAAATCAACACTATTAAAAATCCTCAGCGGCAACTATGCGCCAACCACGGGGACGCTTGTGATCCGTGGACAGGAAGTCTCCTTCGCGGACACGACCACCGCGTTGAACGCGGGTGTCGCCATTATTTACCAGGAACTGCATCTGGTGCCGGAAATGACCGTCGCCGAGAATATCTATTTAGGCCAGCTTCCGCACAAGGGCGGAATTGTGAATCGCTCGCTGCTGAACTACGAAGCGGGGCTGCAGTTAAAGCATCTGGGGATGGATATCGATCCTGCCACCCCGTTGAAATACCTCTCCATCGGCCAGTGGCAAATGGTGGAGATTGCGAAAGCGCTGGCGAGAAACGCCAAAATTATCGCCTTTGATGAGCCAACCAGCTCCCTTTCTGCAAGGGAGATCGAGAATCTGTTTCGTGTCATCCGCGAACTGCGCAACGAAGGGCGCATCATTCTGTATGTTTCGCACCGTATGGAAGAGATTTTTGCGCTCAGTGATGCCATCACCGTGTTTAAAGATGGTCAGTACGTCAAAACGTTTACGGATATGCAGCAGATTGATCACGATGCGTTGGTGCAGGCGATGGTGGGACGTGATCTCGGCGATATCTACGGCTGGAAACCCAGACCGTACGGCGCGGAACGTTTGCGTTTGCATGAGGTGAAAGCGCCAGGCGTGCGCACGCCGATCAGCTTGTCGGTGTGCAGCGGCGAAATCGTGGGTTTATTCGGGCTGGTGGGCGCCGGGCGTAGCGAACTGATGAAAGGGCTGTTCGGTGGAACGCGGATCACGCAAGGTCAGGTTTTTATTGATGAACAACCGATTGATATCCGCAAACCGAGCCATGCCATTGAAGCCGGTATGATGCTGTGCCCTGAGGATCGCAAAGCGGAAGGGATCATCCCGGTGCATTCGGTACGTAACAACATCAATATCAGCGCTCGCCGTAAGCATGTGCTGGGGGGATGTCTGATCAACAACGGCTGGGAAGAAACCAACGCTGACCACCACATTCGTTCGCTCAATATTAAAACGCCAGGCGCAGAGCAGTTAATCATGAATCTTTCCGGCGGTAATCAGCAGAAGGCCATTCTGGGGCGCTGGTTATCGGAAGATATGAAGGTGATTTTGCTTGATGAACCTACGCGCGGTATCGATGTGGGCGCGAAGCATGAAATTTACAACGTGATTTATGCGCTGGCGGCGCGCGGCGTTGCCGTGCTGTTTGCTTCCAGTGACCTGCCGGAAGTGCTTGGTGTTGCCGACCGCATTGTCGTGATGCGGGAAGGTGAAATCGCCGGCATGTTGCTTCATGAACAGGCGGATGAACGGCAGGCGCTGAGCCTTGCTATGCCTAAAGTCAGCCAGGCTGTAGCCTGA
- the araH gene encoding L-arabinose ABC transporter permease AraH, producing the protein MSSVSTSGSGAAKSALNLGRIWDQYGMLVVFAALFLVCALFVPNFATFINMKGLGLAVSMSGMVACGMLFCLASGDFDLSVASVIACAGVTTAVVINMTESLWIGVAAGLLLGVLCGLVNGFVIARLKINALITTLATMQIVRGLAYIISDGKAVGIEDERFFTLGYANWLGLPAPIWLTVGCFIIFGLLLNKTTFGRNTLAIGGNEEAARLAGVPVVRTKIIIFILSGLVSAVAGIILASRMTSGQPMTSIGYELIVISACVLGGVSLKGGIGKISYVVAGVLILGTVENAMNLLNISPFAQYVVRGLILLAAVIFDRYKQKAKRTV; encoded by the coding sequence ATGTCTTCCGTTTCTACATCGGGTTCTGGCGCAGCGAAGTCGGCGCTAAATCTTGGCAGAATTTGGGATCAGTACGGGATGCTGGTGGTGTTCGCCGCATTGTTCCTGGTGTGCGCCCTCTTTGTGCCAAATTTTGCCACCTTCATTAACATGAAGGGGCTGGGGCTGGCGGTATCCATGTCGGGTATGGTGGCGTGCGGGATGCTGTTTTGTCTGGCATCCGGTGACTTTGACCTGTCGGTCGCCTCCGTCATCGCCTGCGCAGGGGTGACCACCGCAGTGGTTATCAATATGACCGAAAGCCTGTGGATTGGCGTGGCAGCAGGACTCCTGCTGGGCGTGCTGTGCGGTCTGGTCAATGGCTTCGTGATTGCCCGTTTAAAAATTAACGCGCTGATCACTACGCTGGCGACCATGCAGATAGTGCGTGGTCTGGCCTACATTATCTCGGATGGTAAAGCGGTCGGTATTGAAGATGAGCGTTTCTTCACCCTGGGGTATGCCAACTGGTTAGGCCTGCCAGCGCCCATCTGGTTGACCGTCGGCTGCTTCATTATTTTTGGCTTACTGCTCAACAAAACGACCTTTGGTCGTAATACGCTGGCCATCGGTGGTAATGAGGAGGCGGCGCGTCTGGCAGGGGTGCCGGTTGTCCGCACCAAGATTATCATCTTCATTCTTTCTGGCCTGGTCTCGGCAGTCGCAGGGATTATCCTGGCCTCGCGTATGACCAGTGGACAACCGATGACCTCGATCGGTTATGAGCTGATCGTTATTTCGGCGTGCGTATTGGGTGGCGTTTCCCTGAAGGGCGGCATCGGAAAAATCTCATATGTGGTGGCCGGGGTGTTGATTCTGGGCACGGTGGAAAATGCGATGAACCTGCTGAACATCTCCCCATTTGCACAGTATGTCGTTCGCGGCCTCATCCTGCTGGCGGCGGTGATCTTCGACCGTTACAAACAAAAAGCGAAGCGTACGGTGTGA